From a region of the Sinorhizobium sp. B11 genome:
- a CDS encoding LysR family transcriptional regulator: protein MTIPFRRPIPLLDNDVLRTFVAIAETGNFSTAAETVFRTPSAVSMQIKKLEEQLGVTLFRRDARSVTLTQHGEMLLSYARNILALSNEAVSRFIMPELSGVVRLGAPEDIGERLLPQILKSFAQIYPGIMVDVTIDMSICLKKRMEEQRLDLALINCATRPFPTNGEVVYRERLVWAGAKCGSAHRRDPLPISIWEDGCIWRQEAITQLERNKRPYRVAYLSAHTMAQRAAVVSDLAIAPLPLSYVSEDMAILGIQEGLPELGSFDIQLLTASQTTGPIETVADSIRASFAEKSKAAAA, encoded by the coding sequence ATGACTATCCCATTTCGCCGTCCCATTCCTCTGCTCGATAATGACGTGTTGCGCACGTTCGTCGCCATCGCAGAGACCGGTAATTTTTCGACAGCGGCCGAAACCGTGTTTCGCACGCCATCGGCTGTTTCCATGCAGATCAAGAAGCTCGAAGAGCAGCTAGGCGTCACGCTGTTTCGCCGCGATGCGCGCTCGGTGACGCTGACGCAGCATGGTGAAATGCTGCTGTCTTACGCGCGCAACATCCTGGCACTCTCCAACGAGGCGGTATCGCGCTTCATCATGCCCGAGCTTAGCGGCGTGGTGCGGCTCGGCGCGCCCGAGGATATCGGCGAGCGCCTGCTGCCGCAGATCCTGAAGAGCTTTGCGCAGATCTATCCTGGCATCATGGTCGACGTGACGATCGACATGAGCATCTGCCTGAAAAAGCGGATGGAGGAGCAACGCCTCGATCTCGCGCTCATCAACTGCGCAACGCGGCCGTTCCCGACCAATGGCGAGGTTGTCTACCGCGAGCGCCTTGTCTGGGCGGGCGCCAAATGCGGTTCGGCGCATCGGCGCGATCCGCTGCCGATCTCGATCTGGGAAGACGGCTGCATCTGGCGGCAGGAGGCGATCACCCAGCTCGAGCGCAACAAGCGGCCCTATCGCGTCGCCTATCTCAGTGCCCACACGATGGCGCAGCGCGCCGCCGTGGTTTCCGATCTCGCCATCGCGCCGCTGCCGCTCTCCTATGTCAGTGAGGACATGGCGATCCTGGGCATCCAGGAAGGCTTGCCCGAACTCGGCTCTTTCGACATCCAGCTCCTGACCGCATCACAGACGACAGGGCCGATCGAGACGGTGGCCGACAGTATCCGCGCATCCTTCGCCGAAAAGTCCAAGGCGGCGGCAGCCTGA
- a CDS encoding substrate-binding domain-containing protein — protein sequence MDQQIRLFGAVAVRPAVLAVIPRFETVTGYKVAARWELNPAVRTQIEAGEPFDLVITNPNLIEELVSLGKIRTGSQVTFGRIAMGVAAREGSRALGIGSVEAFKQTLKGARSIAYASDGTSGGYFSGLLERLGIADEVKPKLVPVSGGQTAAAVGRGEADLGVVPVTSILAAAPEAMLVGRFPAELQSYIDFAIGVSADSTDAEAASQLSAFLLSADIDETLSARGIERS from the coding sequence ATGGATCAGCAAATCCGGCTTTTTGGCGCTGTCGCAGTCCGGCCGGCCGTGCTTGCCGTCATCCCCCGCTTCGAGACGGTCACGGGATACAAGGTCGCGGCCAGGTGGGAGCTCAATCCCGCCGTCAGGACGCAGATCGAAGCCGGTGAGCCTTTTGATCTCGTCATTACCAATCCGAACCTTATCGAGGAACTCGTCTCCCTTGGAAAGATCAGGACGGGAAGCCAGGTCACGTTCGGCCGGATAGCAATGGGCGTGGCGGCGAGGGAAGGCAGCCGGGCCCTCGGTATCGGCTCCGTCGAAGCTTTCAAACAGACCCTGAAGGGCGCGCGATCAATCGCCTATGCCAGTGATGGAACCAGCGGCGGCTACTTCTCGGGTTTGCTGGAGCGCCTGGGAATAGCCGATGAGGTGAAGCCGAAGCTGGTGCCGGTATCGGGAGGGCAGACGGCGGCGGCCGTCGGCCGTGGAGAGGCAGATCTGGGTGTCGTTCCCGTGACGTCCATCCTTGCCGCCGCGCCCGAGGCCATGCTGGTCGGCAGGTTTCCGGCAGAACTGCAAAGTTACATCGATTTTGCCATTGGCGTCAGCGCCGATTCAACAGATGCGGAGGCTGCGAGCCAGCTATCGGCGTTCCTGCTATCGGCAGACATTGACGAGACCCTGTCGGCAAGGGGCATCGAGCGCAGCTGA
- a CDS encoding ACBP60 family protein: MSQLAGFNILQAFFAFRARMFRVAARERIRQELKHYPPHLAADICALPTLDEQQR, from the coding sequence ATGTCGCAACTGGCAGGCTTCAACATTCTCCAGGCTTTCTTCGCGTTTCGGGCCCGCATGTTTCGGGTGGCGGCACGCGAACGGATCAGGCAGGAATTGAAGCATTATCCGCCGCATCTCGCGGCCGATATCTGCGCCCTGCCCACCCTGGACGAGCAGCAGCGATAG
- a CDS encoding potassium transporter Kup, with product MSATTTHEADRPHHGQQKFAALLLGAVGVVYGDIGTSPLYAFREALRPFAHDGVTPNEVIGLISLMIWTLTIIVTFKYVLFLLRADNEGEGGTLSLLALLMKKTSRHATIFFFAGIIGAALFIGDAMITPALSVLSALEGLKLVTPVFTPYILPVAIAIMLLLFLVQSVGTASVSKLFGPITLLWFVVMGLGGLIHLADDPAIFAALNPLYAFDFITHAGLVGLIVLGAVFLTVTGAEALYADLGHFGRKPIQAAWFAVVFPSLALNYLGQGGLVLANPQAVSDPFFLMFPEWALLPVVILATAATIIASQAVITGAFSLARQAIHLGFLPRLEICFTSASNTGQIYVPAVNIALLLGVLALIFAFGSSEALATAYGISVTGAMVVTTILSFQFLRVVWGWTVLAAAAVLLPLFLLESIFLGANLLKIHDGGYVPVLIAGALMIMMWTWKKGTMLVREKAARNEIPLVPFIASIERKSDHSPVQVPGTAIFLTSLTDMAPGVLLHNLKHNRVLHARNAILNIKTAPRPYVPEAERVTIERLSDRFIKIQLLFGFMEDQDVSRALPLCRKAGFDFEIMSTSFYVGRRKLVGDPNTGLPAWQDRLFIAMAGFAIDPSDYFQLPSNRVVELGEQMVI from the coding sequence ATGTCCGCCACGACGACGCACGAAGCAGACCGGCCTCATCACGGCCAGCAGAAGTTTGCCGCGCTTCTGCTTGGAGCTGTCGGGGTGGTCTATGGCGATATCGGCACGAGCCCGCTCTACGCTTTCCGTGAAGCGCTCCGGCCCTTCGCGCATGACGGCGTGACCCCGAACGAGGTCATCGGGCTGATCTCGCTGATGATCTGGACGCTGACGATCATCGTCACCTTCAAATACGTGTTGTTTCTCCTGCGGGCCGATAACGAGGGCGAAGGCGGAACCCTTTCGCTGCTGGCGCTGCTGATGAAGAAGACCAGCCGGCATGCGACGATCTTCTTCTTCGCCGGCATCATCGGCGCAGCACTCTTCATCGGCGACGCCATGATTACGCCTGCCCTGTCGGTCCTCTCGGCGCTCGAGGGATTGAAGCTCGTGACTCCGGTCTTCACGCCCTACATCCTGCCGGTCGCCATCGCGATCATGCTGCTGCTTTTCCTTGTGCAATCGGTCGGCACCGCCTCCGTCTCGAAACTCTTCGGCCCGATAACGCTGCTCTGGTTCGTCGTGATGGGGCTCGGCGGCCTCATCCATCTCGCTGACGATCCCGCGATCTTCGCAGCGCTCAATCCGCTCTATGCCTTCGACTTCATCACTCATGCCGGTCTCGTCGGCCTCATTGTCCTCGGCGCCGTCTTCCTGACAGTGACGGGAGCCGAAGCGCTCTATGCCGACCTCGGCCATTTCGGCAGGAAACCGATCCAGGCTGCGTGGTTTGCCGTGGTCTTCCCGTCGCTTGCGCTGAACTATCTCGGCCAGGGCGGGCTCGTCCTGGCCAATCCTCAAGCCGTCTCCGATCCGTTCTTCCTGATGTTTCCGGAATGGGCGCTGCTTCCCGTGGTCATTCTTGCGACCGCTGCCACCATCATCGCCAGCCAGGCGGTGATCACCGGCGCCTTTTCGCTGGCACGCCAGGCAATCCATCTCGGCTTCCTGCCCAGGCTTGAGATCTGCTTTACCTCGGCTTCCAATACGGGCCAGATCTATGTGCCGGCCGTCAATATCGCGCTCCTGCTCGGTGTCCTTGCCCTGATCTTCGCCTTCGGCTCCTCCGAGGCGCTAGCCACGGCCTACGGAATTTCCGTCACCGGCGCGATGGTCGTCACGACGATCCTCTCCTTCCAGTTTCTCCGTGTCGTCTGGGGGTGGACGGTGCTCGCTGCCGCTGCCGTTCTGCTGCCGCTCTTCCTGCTCGAAAGCATCTTCCTGGGCGCCAACCTCCTGAAGATCCACGACGGCGGCTATGTTCCGGTGCTGATCGCCGGTGCGCTGATGATCATGATGTGGACCTGGAAGAAGGGCACCATGCTGGTTCGCGAGAAGGCGGCAAGGAACGAGATACCCTTGGTGCCGTTCATCGCCTCGATCGAACGCAAGTCGGACCACTCTCCCGTCCAGGTGCCGGGAACCGCGATCTTCCTGACAAGCCTCACCGACATGGCTCCGGGGGTGCTGCTGCACAATCTGAAGCACAATCGCGTCCTGCACGCCCGCAACGCGATCCTGAACATCAAGACCGCTCCCCGCCCCTATGTGCCGGAGGCGGAGCGGGTAACGATCGAGAGGCTCTCGGACCGCTTCATCAAGATCCAGCTCCTCTTCGGCTTCATGGAAGACCAGGACGTTTCCAGGGCCTTGCCGCTGTGCCGCAAGGCCGGCTTCGATTTCGAGATCATGTCGACTTCGTTCTATGTCGGAAGACGCAAGCTCGTCGGTGATCCGAACACCGGCCTGCCGGCCTGGCAGGACCGGCTCTTCATCGCCATGGCCGGCTTCGCAATCGACCCCTCGGACTATTTCCAGCTCCCCAGCAACCGCGTGGTGGAGCTTGGCGAGCAGATGGTCATCTGA
- a CDS encoding cobyric acid synthase gives MTRAIMLQGTGSDVGKTVLVAGLCRLAANRGLKVRPFKPQNMSNNAAVSDDGGEIGRAQWLQSLAARVPSSVHMNPVLLKPQSENGSQIIVQGRVFGQAKGRDYQRLKPQLLSSVLESFAKVSEGADLVIVEGAGSPAEINLRAGDIANMGFATRANVPVVLVGDIDRGGVIASLVGTHAILSEEDRGMISGYIINKFRGDVSLFDDGVRAIEGFTGWPCFGVVPWLPGATRLPAEDSVVLERLARGRQGALKIAVPVLPRIANFDDLDPLRTEPDVELVFIRSGDRLPDDAALVILPGSKSTISDLADLRAAGWDRDLLAHVRRGGRVIGICGGYQMLGCKVHDPLGIEGGTAETQGLSLLDVETEMAPEKTVRNSTARSTEYDAPLAGYQIHLGITRGPDCVRPSAIVDGAPDGALSPDGRIMGTYLHGLFSSDAYRARLLQSFGLSGEASNYRENVDRALDEVAGGLEQYLDPRWLAGLFG, from the coding sequence ATGACCAGAGCCATCATGCTGCAGGGAACCGGCTCCGATGTCGGCAAGACAGTGCTGGTGGCCGGGCTTTGCCGGCTGGCTGCCAATCGCGGTCTGAAGGTGCGACCGTTCAAGCCGCAAAATATGTCGAACAATGCCGCGGTTTCCGACGACGGCGGCGAGATCGGCCGGGCGCAATGGCTGCAGTCGCTCGCTGCGCGGGTACCGTCATCCGTGCATATGAACCCGGTGCTCCTGAAGCCGCAATCGGAAAACGGCAGCCAGATCATCGTGCAGGGCAGGGTATTCGGCCAGGCAAAGGGGCGCGACTACCAGCGGCTGAAGCCGCAGCTGCTTTCGTCGGTTCTGGAGAGTTTCGCCAAGGTGTCCGAGGGGGCTGACCTCGTGATCGTCGAGGGGGCGGGCTCGCCGGCCGAAATCAACCTGAGGGCGGGCGATATCGCCAATATGGGCTTTGCGACACGGGCGAACGTCCCTGTCGTCCTCGTTGGAGATATCGATCGCGGCGGCGTCATCGCCTCGCTCGTCGGCACGCATGCGATCCTCAGCGAAGAGGATCGCGGCATGATTTCGGGTTACATCATCAACAAGTTCCGCGGCGATGTCTCGCTGTTCGACGACGGTGTCCGGGCCATCGAAGGTTTCACCGGCTGGCCGTGCTTCGGCGTCGTGCCGTGGCTGCCGGGTGCCACACGCCTTCCGGCGGAGGATTCGGTCGTGCTCGAACGGCTGGCGCGGGGCAGGCAGGGTGCGCTGAAGATTGCCGTGCCGGTGCTGCCGCGCATTGCCAATTTCGACGATCTCGATCCGCTGCGGACAGAGCCCGATGTCGAACTCGTCTTCATCAGGTCCGGTGACCGGCTGCCCGACGATGCCGCGCTCGTCATCCTTCCCGGTTCGAAATCGACGATATCGGATCTCGCGGACCTGCGTGCGGCCGGCTGGGATCGCGATCTCCTGGCGCATGTCAGGCGCGGCGGCCGGGTGATCGGCATCTGCGGCGGTTACCAGATGCTTGGCTGCAAGGTGCATGACCCGCTCGGCATCGAAGGCGGGACGGCCGAGACGCAGGGGCTTTCGCTTCTCGATGTCGAGACCGAGATGGCGCCGGAAAAGACCGTGCGCAACAGCACCGCCCGCTCGACCGAATACGACGCGCCGCTTGCCGGCTACCAGATCCATCTCGGCATTACTCGCGGGCCGGATTGCGTCAGGCCCTCTGCTATCGTCGACGGCGCACCCGACGGAGCGCTTTCGCCAGACGGCCGCATCATGGGCACCTATCTGCACGGCCTCTTCAGCAGCGACGCCTACCGCGCCCGGCTGCTTCAGAGCTTTGGCCTGTCAGGCGAAGCGAGCAACTACCGCGAAAACGTCGACCGGGCACTCGACGAGGTCGCAGGCGGCCTGGAACAGTATCTCGACCCGCGCTGGCTTGCCGGTCTGTTCGGCTAG
- a CDS encoding DUF882 domain-containing protein, with the protein MSLHQAIAAIPTTACAWFLSVVAHRLAVVAAFVFAVIAGAGEAAAEDRALKLYFTHTGERATIVFKRNGKYDQRGLNQINRFLRDWRRNEPAKMDPRLLDLVWEVYRKSGAKETIHVVSAYRSPATNNMLRNRSRNTGVAKRSQHMLGKAMDFYIPGVKLATLRGLAMQMQVGGVGYYPTSGSPFVHLDVGNVRAWPRMSRQELARLFPDGRTIHLPADGRPLPGYQVALAERKKGIRSAPIEIVASEDEDDDAPVTPKAAAPTLLTARATAPAKAPDPVVTGSLVTAMLPTPQKRADIGLASQLAKPGDRAIADRAFADLASLTVPLPMLRPVEVEAVESEAPVPVPAPPVATLAPVFASVQPAAADFTRFVVGRKPANTSVVADRLTHPAPTAEQIAVLPVSASEHVSGGVGEMSARALIAWAVRSPETSVELTAPSLIGNTYPKGEGRTVASGAAGASFKTSRFGTEG; encoded by the coding sequence GTGTCCCTTCATCAAGCCATCGCCGCCATTCCGACGACCGCCTGTGCGTGGTTTCTGTCTGTCGTCGCCCATCGGTTGGCGGTCGTGGCGGCCTTTGTCTTTGCCGTCATAGCCGGAGCGGGCGAGGCAGCGGCCGAGGACAGGGCACTGAAACTGTACTTCACGCATACGGGCGAGCGGGCGACTATCGTCTTCAAGCGCAACGGCAAGTATGACCAGCGCGGCCTCAACCAGATCAACCGCTTCCTGCGTGACTGGCGGCGCAACGAGCCGGCCAAAATGGACCCGCGGCTGCTCGATCTCGTCTGGGAAGTCTATCGCAAGAGCGGGGCAAAGGAGACGATCCACGTCGTTTCCGCCTACCGCTCGCCGGCGACCAACAACATGCTGCGCAACCGCTCGCGCAATACCGGCGTCGCCAAGCGCAGCCAGCACATGCTCGGCAAGGCGATGGATTTCTATATTCCGGGCGTCAAGCTTGCGACGCTGCGCGGGCTCGCCATGCAGATGCAGGTCGGCGGCGTCGGCTATTACCCGACCTCGGGTTCGCCCTTCGTGCATCTCGATGTCGGCAACGTGCGCGCCTGGCCGCGCATGTCGCGCCAGGAGCTGGCGCGGCTCTTCCCGGACGGGCGCACGATCCACCTGCCGGCGGACGGCCGTCCGCTGCCGGGCTATCAGGTAGCCCTTGCCGAGCGCAAGAAGGGCATCCGCTCCGCGCCGATCGAGATCGTGGCGAGCGAGGATGAGGATGACGATGCGCCGGTAACGCCAAAGGCAGCGGCACCGACCCTGCTGACGGCGCGTGCGACAGCACCTGCCAAGGCACCCGATCCCGTCGTGACCGGAAGCCTTGTCACCGCCATGCTGCCGACGCCGCAAAAGCGGGCCGATATCGGACTTGCGTCGCAGCTTGCCAAGCCCGGGGACCGGGCGATTGCCGACCGCGCATTTGCCGATCTCGCCTCGCTCACCGTTCCGCTGCCGATGCTGCGCCCGGTCGAGGTCGAGGCCGTCGAGAGCGAGGCGCCGGTGCCGGTGCCTGCGCCGCCTGTGGCCACGCTTGCGCCGGTGTTCGCATCCGTCCAGCCGGCTGCGGCCGACTTCACGCGCTTCGTCGTTGGCCGCAAGCCCGCCAACACATCTGTCGTCGCCGACCGGCTGACCCATCCCGCACCGACGGCGGAGCAGATCGCGGTATTGCCGGTCTCCGCGTCTGAGCATGTTTCGGGCGGCGTCGGAGAAATGTCCGCACGGGCGCTGATTGCCTGGGCGGTGCGGTCTCCGGAAACGTCGGTTGAACTCACCGCGCCTTCCTTGATCGGCAACACCTATCCGAAGGGCGAGGGCAGGACGGTTGCTTCGGGTGCTGCTGGGGCCAGCTTCAAGACCAGCCGTTTCGGCACCGAGGGCTGA
- a CDS encoding GlxA family transcriptional regulator yields the protein MNKMQLKKRSVVFFMVPQFTMLPFSAAVDTLRIANRMLGYQAYTWRLTSVDGEKVYSSCGIGVEANSSLAEERRHLGGENRPGMVLVCSGIDVETFNNKSVNAWLRESYNRGVAVGSLCTGAHVLAQAGLLNGKRCAIHWENLPGFSEAFPQAEVYADLYEVDNNLYTCAGGTASLDMMLNLVGEDFGESLVNRICEQHLTDRVRNPHDRQRLPLRARLGVQNAKVLSIIELMEGNLAEPLSLLEIAEGAGLSRRQIERLFRQEMGRSPARYYLEIRLDRARHLLVQSSMPVVEVAVACGFVSASHFSKCYRELYQRSPQQERADRKMTMATARQQAVAA from the coding sequence ATGAACAAGATGCAGCTCAAGAAACGTTCCGTAGTCTTCTTCATGGTCCCTCAATTCACCATGCTGCCCTTTTCGGCGGCGGTGGATACACTGCGCATCGCAAACCGCATGCTCGGCTATCAGGCCTATACGTGGCGCCTGACTTCGGTCGACGGCGAAAAGGTCTATTCCTCCTGCGGCATCGGCGTGGAGGCCAATTCCTCGCTCGCCGAAGAGCGCCGCCATCTCGGCGGGGAAAACCGGCCGGGCATGGTGCTCGTCTGTTCCGGCATCGATGTCGAGACCTTCAACAATAAATCCGTCAATGCCTGGCTGCGCGAATCCTACAATCGCGGCGTTGCCGTCGGTTCGCTCTGTACGGGCGCGCATGTGCTTGCCCAGGCGGGTCTCCTGAATGGCAAGCGCTGCGCGATCCACTGGGAAAACCTTCCGGGCTTCTCCGAGGCGTTTCCGCAGGCCGAGGTCTATGCCGACCTCTACGAGGTCGACAATAATCTTTATACCTGCGCCGGCGGCACGGCCTCGCTCGACATGATGCTGAACCTCGTCGGCGAGGATTTCGGCGAAAGCCTGGTCAACCGCATCTGCGAACAGCACCTGACCGATCGCGTGCGCAACCCGCATGACCGTCAGCGCCTGCCGCTGCGCGCCCGCCTCGGTGTCCAGAATGCCAAGGTGCTGTCGATCATCGAGCTGATGGAAGGCAATCTCGCCGAGCCCCTGTCTCTGCTCGAAATCGCCGAGGGCGCCGGCCTGTCGCGCCGCCAGATCGAGCGCCTCTTCCGCCAGGAAATGGGCCGGTCCCCTGCCCGCTACTATCTGGAAATCCGTCTCGACCGCGCCCGCCACCTGCTGGTGCAGTCCTCCATGCCGGTCGTCGAAGTCGCCGTCGCCTGCGGCTTCGTCTCCGCCTCGCACTTTTCCAAGTGTTATCGCGAACTCTACCAGCGCTCCCCGCAACAGGAGCGCGCCGACCGCAAGATGACCATGGCAACGGCCCGCCAGCAGGCAGTCGCGGCTTGA
- a CDS encoding hemolysin family protein has protein sequence MYTEIAIVILLTILNGVLAMSELAIVSARPARLKVLADQGSRGARLALRLAENPGRFLSTVQIGITLVGVLSGAFSGATLGARFSTWLLAQGLPDAWADGLGVGTVVVAITYLSLIIGELVPKQMALRAPEAVAARVAPTMTYLSKAALPLVWLLDGSGKLVLALLGQSGKNADGVTDEEIKTVLAEAQSAGVIEIGESAMITGVMRLADRQARALMTPRRDVELIDIEDSAEEIRKTIQSTSRTRLPARKGSSDEVIGVLAVKDYYDALEASRSVDIMTLVRDVPIISDLAPASSVIEAIRRSSQHMVLVFDEYGHFEGVITSGDILESIMGVFGDAASGEEPAIKRRDDGSYLVSGWTPIDEFSEFMNFPLDEDVEYQTVAGLVLEELKHLPELGETFVKNDWKFEVIDLDGRRVDKVLVSALAKDEARAEI, from the coding sequence TTGTATACCGAAATAGCCATCGTCATTCTTCTCACCATTCTCAATGGCGTCCTTGCAATGTCGGAGCTCGCAATCGTCTCCGCCCGCCCGGCACGCCTCAAGGTCCTGGCGGACCAGGGAAGCAGAGGAGCACGACTGGCTCTGCGCCTGGCTGAAAATCCCGGGCGTTTCCTGTCGACGGTCCAGATCGGCATCACCCTCGTCGGCGTGCTGTCGGGCGCCTTCTCGGGCGCGACACTGGGCGCACGATTCTCCACCTGGCTCCTGGCGCAGGGCCTTCCCGATGCCTGGGCGGACGGGCTCGGCGTCGGTACCGTCGTCGTGGCGATCACCTATCTTTCCCTCATCATCGGTGAGCTGGTGCCCAAGCAGATGGCCCTTCGTGCGCCGGAAGCCGTGGCAGCCAGGGTCGCACCGACGATGACCTACCTGTCGAAGGCGGCTCTGCCCCTCGTCTGGCTGCTCGACGGCTCGGGCAAGCTCGTTCTCGCCCTGCTCGGCCAGTCCGGAAAGAACGCCGATGGCGTCACCGACGAGGAGATCAAGACCGTTCTCGCCGAAGCACAGAGCGCCGGCGTGATCGAGATCGGCGAATCCGCGATGATCACCGGCGTCATGCGCCTTGCCGACCGGCAGGCCCGCGCGTTGATGACGCCGCGTCGCGACGTCGAGCTGATCGATATCGAAGATTCCGCCGAGGAAATCCGCAAGACCATCCAGTCGACGTCGCGCACGCGACTGCCGGCCCGCAAGGGCAGTTCCGACGAGGTTATCGGCGTTCTCGCCGTCAAGGATTATTACGACGCGCTCGAGGCCAGCAGGTCGGTCGACATCATGACGCTGGTGCGGGACGTTCCGATCATCTCGGACCTCGCTCCCGCCTCCTCGGTGATCGAGGCGATCAGAAGGTCGTCGCAGCATATGGTGCTGGTTTTTGACGAATATGGCCACTTCGAGGGTGTGATCACCTCGGGCGACATCCTGGAATCGATCATGGGCGTCTTCGGCGATGCGGCCTCCGGCGAAGAGCCAGCGATCAAGCGGCGCGATGACGGCTCCTACCTCGTGTCCGGATGGACGCCGATCGACGAATTCTCGGAATTCATGAACTTCCCGCTCGACGAAGACGTCGAATATCAGACCGTCGCCGGTCTCGTTCTGGAAGAACTGAAGCATCTTCCCGAACTCGGAGAGACCTTCGTCAAGAACGACTGGAAATTCGAGGTGATCGACCTCGATGGAAGGCGCGTCGACAAGGTTCTCGTGAGCGCGCTTGCAAAGGATGAGGCACGGGCGGAGATATGA
- a CDS encoding ABC transporter substrate-binding protein produces the protein MKTFFTSFILAVCFYAGIAQAAGCGKVSIAEMRWGSAAIAASFDKFILEKGYGCSVTIVDGDTLPTFASMDGSGTPDIASEFWVKAVKPQLDTAISAGRLVKGAEILADGAVEGWYIPKFIADANPDILSVQDALKHPELFPDIYHPSLAAIYNCPEAWACEISTSNLFKALGADKLGFALIDSPTPADFDNSIARAFKNKVGWLGYYWSPTSVLGKYDMKQLGFGVPHDQAEWDACTSVPHCANPRLNAYPVSQAFTLITSAFADRAGPVMNYLKARSWDNETISQVLAWQDENGEDNENAALYFLENYEELWSRWVPADVAEKVKASL, from the coding sequence ATGAAGACATTTTTCACGTCATTCATTCTTGCCGTCTGTTTTTACGCGGGAATTGCGCAAGCCGCCGGCTGCGGCAAGGTCTCGATCGCCGAGATGAGATGGGGCTCTGCTGCAATCGCTGCGAGCTTCGACAAGTTCATCCTGGAAAAGGGCTACGGCTGCTCCGTCACCATTGTCGATGGTGACACCCTGCCGACCTTCGCTTCCATGGATGGCAGCGGCACGCCCGATATCGCCTCGGAATTCTGGGTGAAAGCGGTCAAACCGCAGCTCGATACCGCCATCAGTGCCGGCCGCCTGGTCAAGGGCGCCGAAATTCTGGCGGATGGGGCCGTCGAAGGCTGGTACATTCCGAAATTCATCGCCGATGCAAATCCGGACATCCTGTCCGTGCAGGATGCGCTGAAGCATCCGGAACTCTTTCCCGATATCTACCATCCCTCGCTTGCTGCGATCTATAATTGCCCCGAAGCCTGGGCCTGCGAAATCTCGACCAGCAATCTCTTCAAGGCGCTCGGTGCCGATAAGCTCGGCTTTGCGCTGATCGACAGCCCGACCCCGGCCGATTTCGACAATTCGATCGCCCGCGCCTTCAAAAACAAGGTCGGCTGGCTCGGTTATTACTGGTCGCCGACATCGGTTCTCGGCAAATACGACATGAAACAGCTGGGTTTCGGCGTGCCTCACGATCAGGCTGAATGGGACGCCTGTACCTCAGTGCCCCACTGCGCCAATCCCAGGCTGAACGCCTATCCCGTGTCCCAGGCTTTCACGCTGATTACCAGCGCTTTTGCCGATCGCGCCGGCCCCGTCATGAACTATCTGAAGGCCCGCAGCTGGGACAACGAAACAATCAGCCAGGTACTGGCCTGGCAGGATGAGAACGGCGAAGACAACGAGAATGCCGCCCTCTATTTCCTTGAGAATTATGAGGAACTGTGGAGCCGCTGGGTTCCGGCCGATGTAGCCGAGAAGGTCAAGGCCAGTCTATAA
- a CDS encoding entericidin A/B family lipoprotein, producing the protein MTTTGKIASALMILLALSSCANTIRGVGRDTANAVNATQDAGRSVDRAAKR; encoded by the coding sequence ATGACGACCACGGGTAAAATCGCATCCGCCTTGATGATCCTTCTCGCGCTCTCTTCCTGCGCCAACACGATCCGTGGCGTGGGCAGGGATACGGCCAATGCCGTCAATGCCACGCAGGATGCCGGCCGCAGTGTCGATCGCGCAGCTAAGAGATAG